The following proteins are encoded in a genomic region of Salvelinus namaycush isolate Seneca chromosome 12, SaNama_1.0, whole genome shotgun sequence:
- the LOC120056650 gene encoding NADH dehydrogenase [ubiquinone] 1 alpha subcomplex subunit 2-like: MAAAVVRGIGSNLAKNLREIRLHLCQTSPASQGARDFVEQHYVELKKANPTFPILIRECSGVQPKLWARYDFGKESSVALDNMNADQVAKALETVVKSKA; encoded by the exons ATGGCCGCGGCCGTAGTACGAGGCATTGGCTCTAACCTTGCTAAAAACCTTCGAGAGATTCGTCTACATTTGTGCCAGACATCGCCTGCGAGTCAAGGAGCAAG GGATTTTGTGGAGCAGCACTATGTGGAACTGAAGAAGGCAAACCCCACATTCCCCATCCTCATCAGGGAGTGCTCGGGTGTTCAGCCTAAGCTTTGGGCAAGATATG ATTTTGGTAAAGAGAGCAGTGTGGCCCTTGACAATATGAACGCTGACCAAGTGGCTAAAGCGTTGGAGACAGTTGTGAAATCAAAAGCATGA